One window of the Magnolia sinica isolate HGM2019 chromosome 19, MsV1, whole genome shotgun sequence genome contains the following:
- the LOC131234361 gene encoding large ribosomal subunit protein uL1-like: protein MSKLQSEALREAITQLVSDAKEKKRNFTETIELQIGLKNYDPQKDKRFSGSVKLPHIPRPKMKVCMLGDAQHVEEAEKIGLDYMDVEGLKKMNKNKKLVKKLAKKYHAFLASEAIIKQIPRLLGPGLNKAGKFPTLVSHQESLEAKVNETKAMVKFQLKKVLCMGVAVGNCGMEEKQIFQNVQLSVNFLVSLLKKNWQNVRCLYLKSTMGKPNRIF, encoded by the exons ATGAG CAAGCTCCAGAGTGAGGCATTGAGGGAGGCCATCACCCAACTTGTCAGCGATGCCAAGGAGAAAAAGCGTAACTTTACGGAGACCATTGAGCTGCAGATTGGGCTAAAAAACTATGATCCACAAAAGGATAAGCGTTTCAGTGGGTCTGTGAAGTTGCCACACATTCCTCGTCCTAAAATGAAGGTCTGCATGCTTGGTGATGCCCAGCATGTTGAAGAG GCAGAGAAGATAGGATTGGACTATATGGATGTTGAAGGACTcaagaagatgaacaaaaacaAGAAGTTGGTCAAGAAGCTTGCGAAGAAATACCATGCTTTTCTAGCATCAGAAGCCATCATCAAGCAGATCCCTCGACTTCTGGGCCCTGGTCTCAACAAAGCAG GAAAGTTCCCCACATTGGTGTCTCATCAGGAATCCCTAGAGGCAAAAGTTAATGAGACAAAAGCTATGGTGAAGTTCCAACTGAAGAAGGTGCTTTGCATGGGAGTTGCCGTTGGGAACTGCGGGATGGAAGAGAAGCAAATCTTTCAGAATGTGCAACTTAGCGTCAACTTCCTTGTATCTTTGCTGAAGAAGAACTGGCAAAAT GTGAGGTGCCTGTACTTGAAGAGCACAATGGGGAAGCCGAACCGCATCTTCTGA